A region from the uncultured Draconibacterium sp. genome encodes:
- a CDS encoding RNA-directed DNA polymerase, whose protein sequence is MKRIGNLYEQIYSIENLQLADQIARKGKAKQPGVIWHDKSREANLQKLHEMLRDKTYQTSEYTTFTVYEPKERLIFRLPFFPDRITHHAVMNILEPVFVSTFTADTYSCIKGRGIHACANAVKRALRDVEGTQFCLKLDIKKFYPSIDHEILKQLLRKKIKDNDLLWLLDEIIDSTDGLPIGNYLSQYFANFYLTYFDHWLKEVKCVNYYFRYADDLVILADSKPYLHQLLSDIRDYLTGNLKLEVKQNHQVFPVSSRGIDFVGYVFYHTHTRLRKSIKQNFARMLKQRKNDKSIASYNGWAAHCNSKNLLKKLLNE, encoded by the coding sequence ATGAAACGGATAGGTAACTTATACGAACAAATCTACAGCATTGAAAACCTGCAACTGGCTGATCAGATAGCCCGGAAAGGAAAAGCTAAACAACCGGGCGTTATCTGGCACGACAAGAGCCGCGAAGCCAACCTTCAGAAGCTGCACGAAATGTTAAGGGACAAAACGTACCAAACAAGCGAATACACCACTTTTACGGTATATGAACCCAAAGAACGCCTGATCTTCCGTTTGCCATTCTTTCCCGACCGCATCACCCATCACGCGGTAATGAATATCCTGGAACCGGTTTTTGTTTCAACGTTTACGGCAGACACTTACAGCTGCATTAAAGGCCGTGGCATACATGCCTGTGCCAATGCGGTTAAACGTGCCCTGCGCGATGTGGAAGGCACTCAGTTTTGCCTGAAGCTGGATATAAAGAAATTTTATCCGAGCATCGATCACGAAATACTGAAACAATTACTTCGCAAGAAGATTAAGGACAATGATCTGCTTTGGTTACTGGATGAAATTATCGACAGTACCGATGGCCTGCCCATAGGAAACTACCTGAGCCAGTATTTTGCCAACTTCTACCTTACTTATTTCGACCACTGGCTGAAAGAAGTAAAGTGCGTAAACTACTACTTCAGGTATGCCGATGACCTGGTGATCCTTGCTGACAGCAAACCTTATTTACACCAATTACTGTCCGATATACGCGACTACCTTACCGGCAACTTAAAGCTGGAGGTAAAACAAAACCACCAAGTATTCCCGGTGTCCTCACGTGGGATTGATTTTGTGGGATATGTATTCTACCACACGCACACACGATTGCGAAAAAGCATCAAACAGAACTTTGCCCGAATGCTGAAGCAGCGCAAAAACGATAAATCGATTGCAAGCTACAACGGCTGGGCAGCGCATTGTAACAGTAAAAACCTCTTGAAAAAATTACTCAATGAATAG
- a CDS encoding helix-turn-helix domain-containing protein, with product MNSQSQTAQIRAHLESGKSITALDALQLFGCLRLSGRIHELRHDEDLPISSEMVTRNGKRVALYSLQN from the coding sequence ATGAACTCACAATCTCAAACTGCCCAGATCCGGGCACACCTTGAAAGCGGTAAATCCATTACTGCACTTGATGCTCTGCAGCTCTTTGGCTGTTTACGCCTGAGCGGACGCATTCATGAATTACGACACGACGAGGATCTCCCGATAAGTTCTGAAATGGTTACCCGTAATGGCAAGCGGGTAGCCCTTTACAGTCTTCAGAATTGA
- a CDS encoding helix-turn-helix domain-containing protein, which translates to MELKYFKKAGIKDKDQLRGFRMAERLRLLRKYYKLLYAAYRELGEKKFELMLSVAAKLNVNSTSAYELEKVANYVGCDPDELQQKTRNRDIVEARQVAMYLSKRNTKESLAKIGRTIGNKDHATVLHACRTVDNLLETNPGFRDKWMPLLNQLP; encoded by the coding sequence ATGGAATTAAAGTATTTTAAGAAGGCAGGAATAAAAGACAAAGATCAGCTGCGCGGCTTTAGAATGGCCGAGCGGCTGCGCCTGTTGCGCAAATATTACAAGTTGCTTTATGCTGCATACCGAGAGCTTGGCGAGAAGAAATTTGAATTGATGTTATCGGTAGCAGCAAAACTAAATGTAAACAGTACGAGTGCCTACGAGCTCGAAAAGGTTGCAAACTATGTAGGATGCGATCCTGATGAGTTACAACAAAAAACACGTAACCGCGATATTGTAGAAGCCCGGCAGGTGGCTATGTATTTATCGAAAAGAAACACAAAAGAGAGCCTGGCGAAAATTGGCCGTACCATTGGCAATAAAGATCATGCTACCGTTTTGCATGCCTGCAGAACGGTAGATAATTTATTGGAAACAAATCCAGGTTTCCGCGATAAATGGATGCCGCTACTCAACCAGTTGCCTTAA
- a CDS encoding antA/AntB antirepressor family protein codes for MEKKNKLVIASNGDNILIDAKLLHQQLQVSTRFNDWIQRRIKEFGFEEDKDFYSILSNQKFLGWGGNRRSIDYHLTMDMAKELAMIERNDVGRQVRRYFIAVEKEMREAYKTGRILPKGVKSRSINGRKLYPYKRMAEKLGYKPGGSLYYRRNHYPNHFVKLDRLWYCTEEMANLLAMQRSAVVHRENIRHMQPILPLGFGEPLKIGGAL; via the coding sequence ATGGAAAAGAAAAACAAGCTGGTTATTGCAAGCAATGGCGATAACATTCTAATCGATGCAAAATTACTGCATCAACAATTGCAAGTTTCAACAAGGTTCAACGATTGGATTCAACGCCGAATTAAAGAATTTGGTTTTGAGGAAGACAAGGACTTTTACTCAATTTTGAGTAATCAAAAATTTTTAGGCTGGGGAGGTAACCGCCGGTCGATTGATTACCACCTCACGATGGACATGGCCAAGGAACTGGCCATGATTGAGCGTAACGATGTAGGCCGCCAGGTGCGCCGTTATTTTATTGCGGTAGAAAAAGAAATGCGCGAGGCCTACAAAACGGGCCGCATTTTGCCCAAAGGCGTAAAAAGCCGCAGTATTAACGGGCGCAAACTGTACCCCTACAAGCGCATGGCCGAAAAGCTGGGCTACAAACCCGGCGGCAGCCTCTACTACCGCCGCAACCACTACCCCAACCACTTTGTAAAGCTCGACCGCCTTTGGTACTGCACCGAAGAAATGGCCAACCTGTTGGCCATGCAACGCAGCGCGGTAGTTCACCGCGAAAACATACGCCATATGCAGCCCATACTGCCTTTAGGTTTTGGCGAACCCTTAAAAATTGGAGGTGCGCTATGA
- a CDS encoding phage minor head protein encodes MEGWLKRFYESKGNIGGIDSEMWQLNHERLSDAIQKGTGIDIAKTNFNSPEFELFANLTQDAATFSAFKNHEEQAKLFALLKGDDGKIRTFSQFKKVAMPLAEQYNINWLKTEHNAAINNSLMAKKWQGFQENADLYPNLEYRHSGNPNGRPEHMALDGLVLPMNDPRWRKIYPPNGWGCGCDVVQTDAPVNKVPGWDEMEPDKGFDFNPGIDQKLFSDNAGYYQTKGNKKLIDKEGRNLLAKQSRQFGKKYKGKTINVSGLGSVELSGKGFNHLMSQTHSELFKRNLALENLPSLLKGLKWEIEANKKPNPMVKQYHKAEVNIGGAKSLIKVREMQDGTFKLYSITEKK; translated from the coding sequence TTGGAAGGCTGGCTTAAAAGATTTTACGAAAGCAAAGGAAATATCGGAGGTATCGACAGTGAAATGTGGCAACTTAACCACGAGCGTCTTAGCGATGCTATCCAAAAAGGAACCGGTATTGATATTGCAAAAACAAATTTTAACAGCCCGGAGTTTGAACTGTTTGCCAACCTCACACAGGATGCAGCCACCTTTTCGGCGTTTAAAAACCACGAAGAGCAGGCGAAATTGTTTGCATTGCTAAAGGGCGACGACGGAAAAATCCGCACTTTCAGCCAGTTTAAAAAAGTAGCCATGCCACTGGCAGAGCAATACAATATTAACTGGTTGAAAACCGAACACAACGCGGCCATTAACAACAGCCTGATGGCAAAAAAATGGCAGGGTTTTCAGGAGAATGCCGATTTGTACCCGAACCTGGAATACCGGCACAGCGGCAACCCAAACGGAAGGCCGGAACACATGGCACTCGATGGTTTGGTTTTGCCAATGAACGACCCCAGATGGCGTAAAATTTACCCGCCAAACGGATGGGGTTGTGGTTGCGATGTGGTACAAACCGATGCCCCGGTTAATAAAGTTCCCGGCTGGGATGAAATGGAGCCCGATAAAGGCTTCGATTTTAATCCGGGTATAGACCAGAAGCTTTTCTCTGATAACGCCGGATATTACCAAACAAAGGGCAATAAAAAGCTAATTGATAAGGAAGGAAGAAACCTGCTGGCAAAACAGTCGCGACAATTTGGGAAAAAATACAAAGGAAAAACCATCAACGTAAGCGGACTGGGATCAGTAGAGTTAAGTGGGAAAGGTTTCAACCACCTTATGTCGCAAACACACAGCGAGCTTTTTAAACGGAATCTGGCACTTGAGAATCTACCATCTTTATTAAAAGGATTAAAATGGGAAATAGAAGCGAATAAAAAGCCGAATCCAATGGTAAAACAGTATCATAAAGCTGAAGTGAATATTGGTGGAGCGAAGTCGTTGATTAAAGTACGCGAAATGCAGGATGGAACATTTAAGCTGTATTCCATTACTGAAAAGAAATAA
- a CDS encoding DUF935 family protein has product MRFSFEISRNSKAAATEQTVKKGKRLSGEVNRPQPDRVKMQMATLRQAVENARDINNPSWLDLYEIYRNTLTDAHVRSQYDVAVNKLQASPFLITRDDNDNDELTRLFMRPWFSQFEKHFFDYDMWGYTVVEFGQKDEDGEWEGCSVFSRKNIYPHNRNVLINETDTSGIPYGDNPWKFFLLEIGEPEDLGLLELVSREVIWKAFARRDWSELSEKWGKPHLVIKTDAEGEELNKRERAARNFANNAYFITDSEDEIDTLESKAGPTGYQIFEKNIRLIDEQISKLMNGQTGTSEEKAFVGSAEVHERILNDYHAARLRRLSNYVNYELIPFLIWHGYPLQPGDKIRFTELDPKQGETNANPEDPEYYGEEAQAKRVKSSASLPWS; this is encoded by the coding sequence ATGAGATTTTCATTTGAAATAAGCCGTAATTCCAAAGCAGCAGCTACCGAGCAGACTGTAAAGAAAGGCAAACGCTTGAGTGGTGAAGTAAACCGCCCTCAGCCCGACAGGGTAAAAATGCAAATGGCCACACTTCGCCAGGCGGTTGAAAATGCGCGGGACATTAACAACCCCAGCTGGCTCGACCTGTACGAAATTTACCGCAATACGCTAACCGATGCGCATGTGCGCAGCCAGTACGATGTGGCCGTAAACAAATTACAGGCTTCGCCCTTTTTAATTACCCGCGACGATAACGACAACGACGAGCTGACCAGGCTGTTTATGCGCCCCTGGTTCTCGCAGTTTGAAAAACACTTTTTCGACTACGATATGTGGGGATACACCGTAGTTGAATTTGGTCAAAAGGATGAAGACGGCGAATGGGAGGGGTGTTCTGTGTTTTCGCGGAAAAACATTTATCCGCACAACCGTAATGTCCTTATCAACGAAACCGACACAAGCGGAATTCCTTATGGCGATAATCCGTGGAAATTCTTTCTGCTCGAAATCGGAGAACCGGAAGATTTGGGACTGCTCGAACTGGTAAGCCGCGAAGTAATATGGAAAGCTTTTGCCCGCCGCGACTGGAGCGAACTAAGCGAAAAATGGGGGAAGCCGCACCTGGTTATAAAAACCGATGCTGAAGGAGAGGAACTGAACAAACGCGAACGGGCCGCCCGCAATTTTGCCAACAACGCTTATTTTATTACCGACTCGGAAGACGAGATCGACACTCTGGAATCGAAAGCAGGGCCAACTGGTTACCAGATTTTCGAAAAGAATATCCGCCTGATTGATGAGCAGATCAGCAAGCTGATGAACGGACAGACAGGAACCAGTGAGGAGAAAGCTTTTGTGGGATCGGCAGAAGTACACGAACGCATCCTTAACGACTACCATGCCGCACGTCTGCGCCGCCTGAGTAACTATGTAAATTACGAGCTGATCCCTTTCCTGATCTGGCACGGATACCCCTTGCAGCCGGGCGATAAAATCAGGTTTACCGAACTCGATCCGAAGCAGGGAGAAACCAACGCCAACCCGGAAGACCCTGAATACTACGGAGAGGAAGCACAGGCTAAACGGGTAAAATCATCGGCCAGTCTTCCCTGGAGCTAA
- a CDS encoding ATP-dependent Clp protease proteolytic subunit, whose amino-acid sequence MELKFSKIVNREKRRIEMLLYGELGEEINGHAFAQELNWLGREYDEITVRVNSNGGSVSHGLSIVSEMMASPAYIIAKVDGVAASMAAVILAAADKVVMNDYAKVMIHSPYYAAEDGSKATKLSSKDQKALKMLKSTLVELLAKRGIEQDEISRLMRTDSWFTADEAKEANIADEVIATGRKKELATLEPLKLVAKIQTEKSIFKTRDMEKILARLGLDENATQEQAVEAIDKLEKEDTKPDTVLVDKLVALGKKSGRVTDKNEKKVKALAETDMELFCDFIGIDTLVENKGGDNEERLSALVAKAMKESGKNGGAKTGEKDFAWYEKNDPKALAKMEFENPEKFKELKEADEAKYQ is encoded by the coding sequence GTGGAGTTAAAATTTAGCAAAATAGTCAATCGAGAAAAGCGCAGGATAGAAATGCTTCTGTACGGCGAATTAGGTGAGGAAATTAACGGACATGCCTTCGCCCAGGAATTAAACTGGCTGGGGCGTGAATACGATGAGATAACGGTTCGTGTAAACAGTAACGGGGGTTCGGTGTCGCACGGCCTTTCAATCGTTTCGGAAATGATGGCATCGCCTGCTTACATTATTGCAAAAGTTGACGGTGTGGCCGCAAGCATGGCCGCAGTAATTTTGGCAGCAGCCGATAAAGTGGTGATGAACGATTATGCCAAAGTAATGATCCATTCGCCATATTATGCTGCCGAAGATGGAAGCAAGGCAACGAAACTTAGTTCGAAAGACCAAAAGGCATTGAAGATGTTGAAATCGACCCTTGTTGAGTTGCTGGCAAAACGCGGTATTGAACAGGACGAAATTTCCCGCTTAATGCGTACAGACAGTTGGTTTACTGCCGACGAGGCAAAAGAAGCCAACATAGCCGACGAGGTGATTGCTACCGGGCGCAAAAAAGAATTGGCCACCCTGGAACCCTTAAAACTGGTGGCTAAAATCCAGACCGAAAAATCAATTTTTAAAACGAGAGATATGGAAAAAATTCTGGCTCGTCTGGGCTTGGACGAAAACGCCACCCAGGAGCAGGCTGTCGAAGCGATCGACAAGCTGGAAAAAGAAGATACCAAACCCGATACGGTTTTGGTTGACAAGTTGGTTGCCCTCGGTAAAAAATCGGGGCGTGTTACCGACAAGAACGAAAAGAAGGTAAAGGCTTTGGCCGAAACCGACATGGAACTGTTCTGCGACTTCATTGGTATCGATACGCTGGTTGAAAACAAAGGCGGCGATAACGAGGAGCGTTTGAGTGCTTTGGTAGCCAAAGCCATGAAAGAATCGGGTAAAAACGGCGGTGCAAAAACCGGTGAGAAGGATTTTGCATGGTACGAGAAAAACGACCCGAAAGCCCTGGCTAAAATGGAGTTTGAGAATCCTGAGAAATTCAAGGAACTGAAAGAAGCCGACGAGGCTAAGTATCAATAA
- a CDS encoding phage capsid protein codes for MAEINPIKYSSELQKQLFPDNSFYKKALQETGIADTTERVERPVQGSLKKAKSGVPKTLPLQVDIARDDSDYYSTDLVYAPPIVVDLPGEFALNYNKRAAKQVQQAGTINTRVATIAAINWGPTVAAQVLKTSGSSRASNVVAATGSAINNRKAVTKADMIKVHNLLMRMNLSGIQGNFYGLVTPDFYSDLLGIAEFVDYDKTGNTSKLEAGIIGRLMGIELMVRSTDDASTGLLYSSAYAKKVIDADVVATDCPAALFWHDKMVASAEGISRTSVNADKAEYLGATVLSSWTRFGAATARADQKGVVALLEENA; via the coding sequence ATGGCTGAAATTAATCCTATCAAGTACTCTTCGGAGTTACAGAAACAACTTTTCCCGGACAACAGCTTCTATAAAAAAGCCCTCCAGGAAACCGGCATCGCCGATACTACCGAGCGTGTTGAACGCCCTGTACAGGGGAGCCTGAAGAAAGCGAAATCTGGCGTGCCTAAAACATTGCCTTTGCAGGTTGATATTGCCCGCGACGACTCGGACTACTACTCAACCGACCTAGTATATGCTCCGCCTATTGTGGTTGATCTTCCGGGCGAATTTGCCCTTAACTACAACAAACGTGCTGCCAAACAAGTGCAGCAGGCCGGAACCATAAATACCCGCGTGGCAACTATTGCCGCCATTAACTGGGGGCCAACCGTAGCAGCCCAGGTGTTGAAAACAAGCGGATCGAGCCGTGCATCGAATGTGGTTGCAGCAACCGGATCGGCAATTAATAACCGTAAGGCGGTTACCAAAGCCGACATGATTAAGGTGCACAACCTTTTAATGCGGATGAACTTATCGGGTATCCAGGGTAATTTTTACGGACTGGTAACTCCCGACTTTTACTCAGACTTGCTGGGTATTGCCGAATTTGTTGATTACGACAAAACCGGTAACACTTCGAAACTCGAAGCCGGGATCATTGGCCGCCTGATGGGCATTGAGCTGATGGTTCGTTCTACCGACGATGCTTCTACCGGATTGCTTTACTCATCGGCTTATGCCAAAAAAGTAATCGATGCCGATGTAGTGGCTACCGACTGTCCGGCTGCACTGTTCTGGCACGACAAAATGGTTGCCAGTGCCGAGGGTATCTCGCGCACATCGGTAAATGCCGACAAGGCAGAATACCTGGGAGCGACTGTTCTTTCGAGCTGGACTCGCTTTGGAGCAGCTACCGCCCGTGCCGACCAAAAAGGAGTTGTGGCATTACTGGAGGAAAACGCTTAG
- a CDS encoding phage tail tube protein, which yields MAANTGFVHGGDILLYQNTGTDVAPVWTPFAHATSHKITHPTNIRTINTKTLGPNTGVKAGLHGQSSLSMSGLKTYDDENYFTLKSLRDNRTRIQFKLAGRPVADTDFFEVNEQSGDSYEEGYGYITSLSSDHPHDANATFEVEIAIDGNTEVKTVS from the coding sequence ATGGCAGCAAATACAGGATTTGTACACGGCGGCGATATATTGTTGTACCAGAATACAGGTACCGACGTGGCTCCCGTGTGGACACCTTTTGCTCATGCAACTTCGCATAAAATTACGCACCCCACCAACATTCGTACAATAAATACGAAAACGCTGGGGCCAAATACCGGGGTAAAAGCTGGCTTGCACGGGCAAAGCTCGCTTAGCATGAGCGGATTGAAAACCTACGACGACGAAAACTATTTTACCCTGAAAAGCTTGCGCGACAACCGCACAAGAATTCAGTTTAAACTGGCAGGCCGTCCGGTTGCCGATACTGATTTCTTTGAGGTTAACGAGCAGAGTGGTGATTCGTACGAGGAAGGTTACGGATACATTACCAGCCTGAGCAGCGACCACCCGCACGATGCCAATGCCACTTTTGAAGTGGAGATCGCAATCGATGGAAATACCGAAGTTAAAACTGTATCGTAA
- a CDS encoding phage tail tape measure protein, protein MSTKVFKYILNFQADAQKFGKDIGGVKGMLKGAAVAAGALFAADKILDAAKAVGEYSLEISKVRSEVEKFTGLSGAQADAMAGGAEAIKQAYGQEVSEVIKASNVLMRQFGETSQSSFDILNAGLAGVANANGDFLHQIQEYSTHFREAGLDAGQMYAIIEHGNKTGVFDDKAADAIKEGSIRLREMTTSTQDALKAIGLSSTQIQQEISSGNKSMFEVMRLVSKQLQTLPQQSPAVGAALADIFGGPGEDGIEFIRTLAEIDTSMEGMLGNLTDAQKAQMAFTEELQEFHTIGAQVFGGTGTLVTKVKTLFMGFVNDAIRGAVQVINYFIDLYNESMVFRGAIEYIKFSVQNVFKAIGFVFKQFWNNLKSTGKLIKAVFTGNFKAIPDIIKQNFNNTIDNAQGFGQDMADRFKQGVENVLNPRKKIELVTLSTDAEPAGVEDGANYAKGFTSGYKGHAVVDTPELMQPSRGGEQVSVSLGKDELKAFDAAKTQLADMDDFIQKNKASVDEMTQSWMSFGETMHRIAEEREVLQGGLSQLEIAGLALGDSFMQMAKSGEVSLENLGSAIFSTVTDSIRAYIAEGVAGSVAKTLSFLPFPANVIMAGVAATAATALFNSVIPKFADGGIAYGPTVGMIGEYPGARSNPEVIAPLDKLKGMLAGSGGGRDRLVIPTTRIRKGDIYISYKEAEKELTNRT, encoded by the coding sequence ATGAGCACGAAGGTATTCAAGTATATATTGAATTTTCAGGCCGATGCGCAGAAATTTGGAAAAGATATTGGCGGCGTAAAAGGGATGCTGAAAGGTGCAGCTGTGGCTGCCGGTGCTTTGTTTGCTGCCGACAAAATACTGGATGCTGCAAAAGCTGTTGGTGAGTATTCGCTTGAAATTTCGAAGGTAAGAAGCGAGGTGGAGAAATTCACCGGATTAAGCGGAGCCCAGGCCGATGCAATGGCCGGAGGTGCGGAAGCCATTAAACAGGCATACGGACAGGAGGTGAGCGAAGTTATTAAGGCCAGCAATGTGCTTATGCGTCAGTTTGGTGAGACTTCGCAATCGAGCTTCGACATACTAAACGCCGGTTTGGCAGGGGTAGCAAATGCCAACGGTGATTTTCTTCACCAGATTCAGGAGTATAGTACACATTTCAGAGAAGCCGGACTGGATGCCGGTCAGATGTATGCCATAATCGAACACGGAAATAAAACCGGAGTATTCGACGATAAAGCTGCCGATGCCATAAAAGAAGGCTCCATCCGCCTGCGCGAAATGACTACCTCCACACAGGATGCTTTAAAAGCAATAGGGCTTTCGTCAACACAGATACAACAGGAAATTTCGAGCGGAAATAAAAGCATGTTCGAAGTAATGCGGTTGGTTTCGAAGCAACTGCAAACCCTGCCACAGCAAAGCCCCGCAGTAGGTGCTGCGCTGGCTGATATTTTTGGTGGCCCCGGCGAGGATGGAATTGAGTTTATAAGAACACTTGCTGAAATTGATACGAGCATGGAAGGAATGCTCGGAAACCTGACCGATGCCCAAAAGGCACAAATGGCTTTTACCGAAGAGTTGCAGGAATTTCACACCATAGGGGCACAGGTATTTGGAGGCACCGGAACACTGGTAACAAAGGTAAAAACCCTTTTTATGGGTTTTGTAAACGATGCCATACGCGGGGCAGTGCAGGTAATCAATTATTTTATCGACCTGTATAACGAAAGTATGGTTTTTCGGGGGGCCATTGAGTATATCAAGTTTTCGGTTCAGAACGTGTTCAAGGCCATCGGCTTTGTTTTTAAGCAGTTTTGGAACAACCTGAAAAGTACAGGAAAGCTGATTAAAGCCGTTTTTACCGGAAACTTCAAGGCTATTCCTGATATCATTAAACAGAATTTCAATAACACAATTGATAATGCGCAGGGCTTTGGACAGGACATGGCCGACCGCTTTAAGCAGGGTGTGGAAAATGTGCTTAATCCGCGCAAGAAAATCGAACTGGTAACATTAAGTACCGATGCCGAACCGGCAGGAGTTGAAGACGGCGCAAACTATGCCAAAGGATTTACATCGGGTTACAAAGGGCATGCAGTGGTTGATACTCCCGAATTAATGCAGCCCAGCAGAGGAGGTGAGCAAGTTTCTGTTTCGTTGGGGAAAGACGAGTTAAAAGCTTTTGATGCTGCTAAAACACAGCTGGCCGACATGGATGATTTTATCCAGAAAAACAAAGCCAGTGTAGATGAAATGACGCAAAGCTGGATGAGTTTTGGAGAGACTATGCACCGTATTGCTGAAGAGCGTGAAGTTTTACAGGGTGGACTGTCGCAACTCGAAATAGCAGGATTGGCACTTGGCGACTCATTTATGCAAATGGCCAAGAGCGGTGAGGTAAGTCTTGAAAATCTTGGGTCTGCTATTTTTAGTACCGTTACCGATTCTATACGTGCTTACATTGCAGAAGGTGTGGCCGGATCGGTTGCAAAAACCCTCTCATTTTTACCATTCCCTGCCAACGTTATTATGGCTGGTGTTGCTGCAACTGCTGCAACTGCATTGTTCAACAGCGTTATCCCAAAATTTGCCGATGGCGGTATTGCTTATGGCCCAACTGTGGGTATGATTGGCGAATACCCAGGCGCACGCAGCAACCCCGAAGTAATTGCACCGCTCGATAAACTGAAAGGCATGCTGGCAGGTTCCGGTGGTGGTCGCGACAGGCTGGTAATTCCAACCACGCGGATACGAAAAGGCGATATATACATTAGCTATAAAGAGGCTGAGAAAGAATTAACAAACAGGACATAA